From a single Paramormyrops kingsleyae isolate MSU_618 chromosome 14, PKINGS_0.4, whole genome shotgun sequence genomic region:
- the plcb1 gene encoding 1-phosphatidylinositol 4,5-bisphosphate phosphodiesterase beta-1 isoform X3, translating to MAGAQPGVHALQLKPVSVSESLKKGSKFMKWDDDASTVTPVTLRVDPQGYFLYWTDQNKETEILDITYIKDARSGKCTKPPKEAKLRELLDVGNLVGRIENKMLTVVTGPDMVNISYLNFLAFQEEVAKEWADELFSLATNLLAQNMPRESSLEKAYTRLKLQLNPEGRIPVKHIHRMFSADRKRVETALESCSVPSGRNDSIPQEDFIPDAYKTFLNNICPRPEINQIFSDQGAKSRPYLTVEEMTDFVNNKQRDPRLNEILYPPLKPDQVQLLIEKYEMNSSFVKKGQISVEGFAAYLVGEENGVIPPEKLDQSEDMTFPLSHYFINSSHNTYLSAGQLAGNSSVEMYRQVLLAGCRCVELDCWKGRTAEEEPVITHGFTMTSEISFKEVIEAIAECAFKTSPFPVILSFENHVDSPKQQAKMAEYCRSIFGDALLIEPLEKYALESGVPLPSPQELMGKILIKNKKSHKPSDASAKKKLAEQASNACSDSSGVFEPSSPSAGDVEAESDEDDDDDEDCKKSMDEGTAGREAVATEEMSTLVNYIQPTKFHSFEVSKKSNRSYQMSSFVETKALEQLTKTPVEFVEYNKLQLSRLYPKGTRVDSSNYMPQVFWNAGCQLVALNFQTIDLPMQLNLGMYEFNGKSGYRLKPEFMRRHDKHFDPFTETTVDGIVANTLSVKIISGQFLTDKKVGTYAEIDMFGLPVDTRRKAFKTKTSQGNAINPVWDEEPIVFKKVVLPTLASLRIAVFEEGGKFIGHRIIPVSAIRPGYRYIGLRNEKNQNLVLPAVFVYIEVKDYVPDTFADVIEALSNPIRYVNLMEQRAKQLAALTLEEEEEDVSKEAEPGADQPPEPKNDPKPVTSENGVTHVANVTPKAVSHVTQPAPPTVSAKPAVKTEDLIQSVLTEVEPKTLEELKQQKTYIREQRKHYKEMKELVKRHHKKTSEMIKDHTAKYNEFQNDYTRRRGALQKSAKKDGKKRCTSPGSDQEPSSIERELSALDQENGETLTQLKEQQQQQLLSLRQEQYYSEKYQKREHINSWRN from the exons GAAGCCAAGCTCCGTGAGCTGCTGGATGTGGGCAACCTGGTGGGGCGGATAGAGAACAAGATGCTGACCGTGGTGACGGGCCCAGATATGGTCAACATTAGTTACTTGAACTTCTTGGCCTTTCAGGAGGAAGTCGCAAAG GAGTGGGCGGATGAGTTGTTTAGCCTGGCGACCAACCTGTTGGCACAGAACATGCCCAGGGAATCCTCTTTGGAGAAAGC GTACACAAGACTCAAGCTGCAACTCAACCCAGAAGGTCGCATCCCTGTGAAGCA CATCCATCGAATGTTTTCTGCAGACAGAAAGCGTGTAGAAACAGCCCTGGAGAGCTGCAGTGTCCCGTCTGGCAGA AATGATTCCATTCCTCAAGAGGACTTCATCCCCGATGCATATAAAACGTTCCTGAACAACATCTGTCCGCGGCCAGAGATCAACCAGATCTTTTCAGATCA GGGAGCCAAAAGCCGGCCATACCTGACTGTGGAGGAGATGACGGATTTCGTAAACAACAAACAGCGCGACCCCAGGCTCAACGAGATCCTCTATCCACCACTGAAACCTGATCAAGTACAGCTGCTCATTGAGAAGTACGAAATGAACAGCAGCTTTGTCAAGAAAG gACAGATTTCCGTGGAGGGGTTTGCTGCATATCTTGTGGGTGAAGAAAATGGTGTCATCCCTCCCGAGAAGCTGGACCAGAGTGAAGACATGACCTTTCCTCTCTCGCACTACTTCATCAATTCCTCACACAACACTTATCTGTCAG CTGGCCAGCTGGCTGGGAACTCCTCGGTGGAGATGTACAGGCAGGTCCTACTCGCCGGCTGCCGCTGCGTGGAGCTGGACTGCTGGAAAGGTCGAACAGCTGAAGAGGAGCCCGTCATCACACATGGCTTCACCATGACCTCGGAAATCTCCTTTAAG gaAGTGATTGAGGCCATCGCTGAATGTGCATTCAAAACCTCCCCGTTTCCTGTAATATTGTCTTTCGAAAACCACGTGGATTC CCCGAAGCAGCAAGCCAAGATGGCGGAATACTGCAGATCGATATTTGGCGATGCACTGCTGATTGAGCCTCTGGAGAAATACGCT CTGGAATCTGGAGTTCCCTTGCCGAGTCCGCAGGAGCTGATGGGGAAGATCCTCATCAAGAACAAGAAGTCGCACAAGCCCTCTGATGCTAGCGCAAAGAAGAAGCTGGCGGAGCAGGCCTCCAACGCATGCAGTGACAGCTCTGGTGTTTTTGAGCCCTCGTCTCCAAGCGCGG GTGACGTAGAGGCAGAAagtgatgaggatgatgatgatgatgaagactGTAAGAAATCAATGGATGAG GGAACGGCGGGAAGGGAGGCCGTGGCCACAGAGGAAATGTCCACCTTGGTGAATTACATCCAGCCCACCAAGTTTCACTCCTTTGAGGTTTCCAAAA AAAGTAACCGTAGTTACCAAATGTCTTCGTTTGTGGAAACGAAAGCCCTAGAACAGCTCACAAAGACCCCAGTGGAGTTTGTTGA ATATAACAAACTCCAGCTTAGCCGACTCTATCCTAAGGGCACACGTGTGGATTCTTCCAACTACATGCCTCAAGTATTCTGGAACGCAGGCTGTCAGTTAGTGGCTCTGAACTTCCAGACAATAG ACCTCCCCATGCAGCTAAACCTGGGCATGTACGAGTTTAACGGAAAGAGTGGCTACCGGCTAAAGCCAGAGTTTATGAGGCGGCACGACAAGCACTTTGACCCCTTCACCGAGACCACCGTGGATGGAATTGTAGCAAACACCTTGTCAGTCAAG ATTATATCTGGGCAGTTTTTGACTGATAAGAAAGTCGGCACCTATGCGGAAATCGACATGTTTGGTCTGCCGGTGGACACTAGGAGAAAAGCGTTCAAAACCAAGACCTCGCAAGGGAACGCAATCAACCCCGTGTGGGACGAAGAGCCTATAGTGTTTAAGAAA GTTGTCCTGCCCACTTTGGCCTCTCTGAGGATAGCGGTGTTTGAGGAAGGTGGAAAGTTCATTGGCCATCGCATCATTCCTGTGTCTGCGATCCGACCAG GTTATCGCTACATTGGCCTCAGGAATGAGAAGAACCAGAATTTGGTGCTGCCGGCTGTATTTGTCTACATCGAAGTCAAGGATTATGTACCAGACACATTTGCCG ATGTCATCGAGGCATTGTCAAACCCAATCAGATATGTGAATTTAATGGAGCAGAGAGCCAAACAGCTGGCAGCATTGACTttagaggaagaggaggaggatgtCAGCAAGGAG GCTGAGCCAGGGGCTGACCAGCCCCCCGAGCCAAAAAATGACCCCAAGCCAGTCACCTCGGAGAACGGTGTCACCCATGTAGCTAATGTCACCCCCAAAGCCGTATCGCATGTGACTCAGCCGGCGCCGCCGACAG TGTCAGCTAAGCCTGCAGTGAAAACTGAAGACCTCATACAGAGTGTCCTCACAG AAGTGGAGCCCAAGACTCTGGAGGAGCTTAAGCAACAAAAAACGTATATTAGAGAGCAAAGAAAACACTATAAGGAGATGAAGGAGCTGGTGAAGAGGCATCATAAGAAGACCAGCGAGATGATCAAAGACCACACTGCTAAATACAACGAGTTCCAGAACGACTACACCCGAAGACGGGGCGCCCTCCAAAAATCTGCAAAAAAAGATGGTAAGAAAAG GTGCACGTCGCCAGGATCTGACCAGGAGCCGTCCTCCATCGAGCGCGAGCTGTCAGCGCTGGATCAGGAGAACGGCGAGACGTTGACCCAGCTgaaagagcagcagcagcagcagctgctgaGTCTCCGACAGGAGCAGTACTACAGCGAAAAGTACCAGAAGCGGGAACACATTAA CTCATGGAGAAACTAA